The Phalacrocorax carbo chromosome 21, bPhaCar2.1, whole genome shotgun sequence genome has a window encoding:
- the DRC12 gene encoding LOW QUALITY PROTEIN: coiled-coil domain-containing protein 153 (The sequence of the model RefSeq protein was modified relative to this genomic sequence to represent the inferred CDS: substituted 1 base at 1 genomic stop codon), with product MPPKSKGKGRKGVKQXQKRNIAESRAEEKFRKAALEVDMPKEHLVPWKNVYWQAKADNEVLKRRLWDLKKALEQAQDDKRDIHEAEGREMTWQYQQLQKQTEARRQRLKVKVKSLQEHLATRLWESQQLQETATQALAERDRTIAQPQDRLDAMEQEYKKILHMSGDMAGSLDLMLAKMAEASLHWEEVGMTIAMEHKECLQEFSLNPLHIQLPGDSQDRTGSHPLPPYQHT from the exons ATGCCCCCAAAGagcaaagggaaagggagaaaaggagtgAAGCAgtagcagaaaagaaacatagCAG AAAGCCGAGCTGAAGAGAAGTTCAGGAAAGCAGCACTGGAGGTGGACATGCCAAAAGAGCACCTGG TTCCCTGGAAGAACGTGTACTGGCAGGCAAAAGCTGACAACGAAGTGCTCAAGCGGAGGCTATGGGACCTCAAgaaggcactggagcaggcacaAGACGACAAGCGAGACATTCATGAAGCTGAGGGCAGAG AAATGACCTGGCAAtaccagcagctgcagaagcagacaGAAGCCCGCAGACAGCGCCTGAAGGTGAAGGTGAAAAGCCTGCAGGAGCACCTCG CCACTAGGCTCTGGGAgagccagcagctccaggagaCTGCCACCCAGGCACTAGCAGAGAGAGACAGGACCATCGCCCAACCGCAGGACAGGCTTGATGCCATGGAGCAGGAATATAAGAAGATCCTCCACATGAGTGGGGACATGGCT GGTAGCTTGGACCTTATGCTGGCCAAGATGGCAGAGGCCAGCCTGCACTGGGAAGAGGTAGGAATGACGATCGCTATGGAGCACAAGGAGTGCCTACAGGAGTTCAGCCTCAACCCCCTGCACATACAGCTCCCTGGGGACTCCCAGGACAGGACAGGCTCTCATCCCCTACCTCCCTATCAGCACACTTGA